In Drosophila subpulchrella strain 33 F10 #4 breed RU33 chromosome 3R, RU_Dsub_v1.1 Primary Assembly, whole genome shotgun sequence, the following are encoded in one genomic region:
- the LOC119559570 gene encoding heterogeneous nuclear ribonucleoprotein Q isoform X5 gives MAEGNGELLDDINQKADDRGDGERTEDYPKLLEYGLDKKVAGKLDEIYKTGKLAHAELDERALDALKEFPVDGALNVLGQFLESNLEHVSNKSAYLCGVMKTYRQKSRASQQGVAAPAAAIQVKGPDEDKIKKILERTGYTLDVTTGQRKYGGPPPDWEGNVPGNGCEVFCGKIPKDMYEDELIPLFEDCGTIWDLRLMMDPMTGTNRGYAFVTFTNREAAVNAVRQLDNHEIKPGKCLKINISVPNLRLFVGNIPKSKGKDEILEEFGKLTAGLYEVIIYSSPDDKKKNRGFCFLEYESHKAASLAKRRLGTGRIKVWGCDIIVDWADPQEEPDEQTMSKVKVLYVRNLTQDVSEDKLKEQFEQYGKVERVKKIKDYAFIHFEDRDSAVEAMRGLNGKEIGASNIEVSLAKPPSDKKKKEEILRARERRMMQMMQARPGIVGFETLSPYRNLSPTHPSMMSLTPMRLQGARMPLRTPIPREYEYDYDYFGFSDYRQGTYTNESFYEELYRSYDGEYNYYDYPSGNGGSGGGGGSVTGGSMVPLSSGGSQNSPLSGGQRSARGSASGPSGSTSVMGIGRGHGVTMPRGRVVGQRGSISRLGAQTAPQAAAAAAAAGQAAAAVAQRGATGQGAPAATGGVRGVVPTRPSVRGTQHVKPLQNLPVVGKRKFDGGHQNPADVKRRYPSGLIGNGGSWGSLPLPQQPLGTNGEQWYMDTFSAWS, from the exons ATGGCGGAGGGTAATGGCGAACTGTTAGATGACATTAATCAGAAAGCCGATGACCGTGGCGATGGCGAACGTACAGAGGACTATCCCAAGCTGCTGGAGTACGGTCTGGACAAGAAA GTCGCTGGCAAGCTGGATGAAATCTACAAAACCGGCAAGTTGGCTCACGCCGAGCTGGATGAGCGCGCCCTGGACGCGCTCAAGGAGTTTCCCGTCGATGGTGCCTTGAATGTGTTAGGTCAGTTCCTCGAATCGAACCTGGAGCACGTGTCAAACAAGTCCGCCTACCTGTGCGGCGTGATGAAGACGTACCGCCAGAAGAGTCGAGCCAGCCAACAGGGCGTGGCCGCGCCCGCAGCTGCCATTCAGGTCAAAGGTCCCGACGAGGACAAGATCAAGAAAATCCTCGAGCGCACCGGCTACACATTAGATGTGACGACAG GTCAGCGCAAATATGGCGGGCCGCCACCGGATTGGGAGGGCAATGTGCCGGGAAACGGCTGCGAGGTTTTCTGCGGCAAGATACCCAAGGACATGTACGAGGACGAACTGATTCCGCTCTTCGAGGACTGCGGCACAATCTGGGACCTACGCCTCATGATGGACCCGATGACGGGCACAAATCGTGGTTATGCATTTGTCACATTCACAAATCGCGAAGCGGCCGTCAATGCAGTGCGACAG CTCGATAATCACGAAATAAAACCCGGCAAGTgtctgaaaataaatataagcgTACCGAATCTGCGCCTTTTCGTAGGCAATATTCCCAAGTCAAAGGGCAAAGATGAAATTTTAGAGGAATTTGGTAAACTTACAG CTGGCCTTTACGAGGTAATCATCTACAGTTCGCCAGATGATAAGAAAAAGAATCGCGGCTTCTGTTTTCTCGAATACGAGTCACACAAGGCGGCATCTTTGGCCAAACGAAGGCTTGGCACAGGAAGAATTAAG GTTTGGGGATGTGATATAATAGTCGACTGGGCCGATCCACAGGAGGAGCCGGATGAACAAACCATGTCCAAGGTTAAAGTTCTGTATGTGCGAAATCTAACCCAGGACGTCTCAGAGGATAAGCTAAAG GAGCAATTTGAGCAATATGGAAAGGTGGAACGCGTTAAGAAAATTAAAGACTATGCCTTTATACACTTTGAGGATCGTGATAGCGCCGTCGAAGCTATGCGTGGCCTTAATGGCAAGGAGATCGGCGCCTCGAATATTGAG GTCTCTCTAGCCAAACCTCCTTCGgacaaaaagaaaaaggaGGAAATTCTGCGGGCTCGTGAGCGCCGTATGATGCAAATGATGCAAGCGCGTCCCGGGATCGTGGG ATTTGAAACCTTGTCTCCATACAGAAACCTGTCGCCGACACATCCCAGCATGATGTCCTTGACGCCCATGCGCCTCCAAGGGGCGCGCATGCCGCTGCGTACGCCGATACCACGCGAATACG AATACGATTACGACTATTTCGGTTTCTCGGACTACCGCCAAGGGACCTATACCAATGAATCGTTCTACGAGGAGCTGTACCGCTCGTATGATGGGGAGTACAACTACTATGATTACCCCAGCGGCAACGGGGGCAGCGGGGGCGGCGGCGGGAGTGTGACCGGCGGCTCGATGGTACCGCTCTCGTCGGGCGGCTCCCAGAATTCACCGCTGTCCGGTGGCCAGCGATCGGCCAGAGGATCGGCAAGTGGTCCTAGTGGTTCGACGAGCGTTATG GGAATTGGTCGTGGGCATGGAGTCACAATGCCGCGTGGCAGAGTCGTTGGCCAACGTGGCAGCATCAGTCGTCTGGGGGCCCAAACAGCGCCAcaggcggcggcagcggcagcggcggcgggacaggcggcggcggcggtaGCTCAGCGGGGGGCCACCGGTCAGGGGGCGCCGGCAGCAACCGGGGGGGTCCGTGGGGTGGTGCCAACGCGTCCCAGCGTTCGTGGCACCCAGCACGTCAAGCCGCTACAAAATTTACCAG TAGTCGGTAAACGTAAGTTCGATGGAGGTCACCAAAATCCGGCAGATGTTAAGCGACGTTACCCGAGCGGTTTAATAGGAAATGGCGGCAGTTGGGGCAGTTTACCGCTACCACAGCAACCTTTAGGCACCAATGGTGAACAGTGGTACATGGATACGTTTTCGGCATGGAGTTAA